The genomic window CTGCAGTCAGGCCAGGCTTCAGAGCTTGGTTGTGTAGTATGCTGCTAGCATTGATGCTGAACTTAACAGCATTCTTTTATCATCTTATTGTTGATGTATTTATACATATGTGTAGTGTTTATCAAATTTTATTACAGAAGATGCTAACTAGAGTTTTAGGGAACTGAGGGAATAGCTGATGTGCCCAAGTAATCATGCATtgaattcaatattttatattaaacccTCAGTGTTGAAAAAAGATGCCTCCTATCACTTAAATTGTCCTTTTATAGCTCTTATCCCATTTAACCAAAGATGACACTTgtagattttctttccttctctgataTTTTCAGAAGTTTAATCTTAATGTTTCTTAAACTTGAACTAAATGTTACCAGAAGATGAAGTGATTCTTTGGGGATGAAATATGTTTGTGGCGATTTTGATTCCCTTAAGTTACTGAAAACTTAGAAATTTTGTAATTGAGAAACATGATAAAGATGTGAGAATTCATATCACTTAAGCCCTTCTCTTTTAGGAACATTTTATCTCaggtagtttttattttcttgaattgaTACATgtgcttccttctctccccttcccacttTATTCTTCATTGTTTCATGGTGTTGCTGCAGCATATTTTGCCCTCAGAAAAGTCAGGTAAATTGATTATTCTACAGAAAATctttaatcctttaaaaatacatttgggaAAGGTGGCTAGCTAGCCATTATCAAAACTAGAGGAGGGCAGCAAGTAGAGTTTGATGCCTCAGTAAGAGATAGCACTAGCTAAAAGTAAGTCCTGGCTGGATTTTAGAGGAATTAAACATAATTTATCCTCTTGCAATAAGAGATCTGCCTTTAATACCACTGgatgtcttccttattttgtGGCCATCATTATAGCAACTCTCTTTAGAGAAATTCCTTTTCTGCTATACTTTGAGCCAAAATTGTGGTTGCTTTTAGAACAAAAACAGTTTTTCTGATCTTTCTCTTTACTATGATCCAGAGAAGTGTTGCCTTCATTTTGGTAATTTAGCTGATAGAGAGTGCTGAGATATGTTAAATTAACCCTCCAGAAATATGGCTTCCATGTAGGTAGGGAGAGTTGTAGGAACTATGGGTATAAggcttgtgtttattttattatactgGACTTTCAGCCTGGTAATGGCATCAGTTACTTTTCTGGAATAAATTGAAGGCTGAGCTAGAACACTCATCAGATGTTCTTTTATGGGTCTTTTAAGTTCATTTATCAAAAGTGACTATCATTTTGGCATCACTTTCTTAGGCTTTATTTTCCAACTTTATTAAATTAGGCCTATCTTACATAATTTCTATCAGTTATACTTGGCAgcatggcattttattttttataatttagtgAAAATCAGCACCATAAAAACTGATAGTGAATAGAATAGTTAATGggtgaggaagtgagagagacacCCAGTAACCACGTTTTCCCTGGACTCTTATGCAAGGGTACATGCTGGATGGCTTCATTCAGATTATGATACAGATAGAATCACATCTTGACTTTTGGTCTGGATTAAAGTGGATATGGAAGTAGTTAGAGATTTAAGCAAGTGCCTTGTGTTTCCTGGAAACTATTGAAACTCATTTGGATGCAAGATTCTCAGATGGTGATAATTAATTACACCCTCTACCTTTTTCTTGGGATAATTTGGAGTCATATAATAAAGTCCCAAATGTCCTTGATTTGCCATTTTTGTTCGCATGAAACTATTCAAATTTGATTTTGTTCCTACATTATATATGATGGAGAAGCCAGAATTACCTGGCAGAATTTAATTCTTCCTTGGATCtagttccatttttaatgttGGGTTCCTTTTTCAAATCTGATTACTCTAGCTGGAGCTCTCTAGaataacttaaaacatttttaccaAGTCCCTGGTCACAAAAGGTCAAAAGAATTCTCATTTCTTAAGGTGCTCAACAAATCACCTGTATTTTGAGATGGTAGTCTTTCAAGCTACTGTTACTTACAACCCTTCTCAGTGATGATGAAATACTGAGTTCCCATCATGGTGCACTCATCTGAACCTCTTGTGGTATATTTCAATAAATTACATTCTCAATCTTAGAGAACATGGACATTTTAGTGTTTGGAATACCCcagattttaaaaggtttttctttgttttaggtTAGCTTCTTCTCTTCCCGATGCCATAAAATATAACAGGTTAGATATTCTAGCCACCTCCCCCaaatgtttttcacttttttaaattgtataataACCAGTATATTCATCCAGTGGCATGCAATTGACAAGTACTATGGATATTTAATATGATGGtaaataattttaactatttttgctATAATTTTATAGGAGGAATGGGCTGTAAAAGAAATCTATAAACCACAGAGTGCATTTAGgaaactttatattttatagaaGGTCATTAATGTGTCCTTAATTCAAGATATAAGGTATACAGTTTACACAACCTTTGTTCTCCTCATAcaaagtttttattcattttcctatAGGTCAGCACTTTCATTGTTCCTTGTACTGCTTATGCAGACTTGTTTTCAGCTTCCTTTATTTGTGCTTTTCAGAGTTGTCATACTCATGGCAGTTGTGTTTGTGGCACCATAAATGCCAAAATTCATGGGAAACTTAATGAGTGATTGCCTAAGTATTATTTCCCTtcaaggggagagtgatccaacatgggaagtgagatactcagcagactcatagaatggcggatgtcctaaatagcactctggcctcagaatcagccctaaaggcattcggatctggctgaaaagcccatgagagtatttcaggcatggaaagccaagacactctggcaaaaagatctctgtgagtgagatcccagtggaaagaacaggtcttcaaagagggaggtgcctttctctgaagggaggagagaacctccactttgactatgagcttgtctaaacaagataagaatcggagaactcagggggcttccatagccttggaaactcatgactggtgcatagggagattactgatgccataaacaggagtgtcaatttgtaaagtcaacaacaggagtcactgtgcacttactcctcatgtaggatctctgtccttaatgtgctgtacactgaggcttaatgctataacgagtactcaaacagtatatttcactttgtgtttctatgggggtgcaaactgttgaaatctttacttaatgtacactaaactgatcttctgttaaaaaaaaaaaaaaaaaaaaaaaagaaactatcaattcccaacttgactctcactgggattaaacatgacaataggtctgatctgatttcatcatcatttaaaaaaaatcatctattatttttcactttatgtttctgtgtgggaacaaactgttgaaatccttacttaaggtataataagctgatcttctgtatactaagataatcgaaaatgaatcttgatgtgaatggaaagggagagggagtgggaaaggggagggtggtgggtgggagggacggtatgggggggaaagccattgtaacccatgagacgtactttggaaatttatattcattaaataaaagataaaaaaaaaaaaattgggatggtgccacaatagccagagaaaATGGATGGCTTTTTTGAAGGCCATGTAGGTTCCATGACATCTGGTCATGGTGTATTGCTTTAAGGGCACAGAAAAACATTCTATCTTAACTTGCCTTATGTGACCATAAATCCTTGCTGTGCAGAGTGGAGCTTATTTTATTATACTACTTCGTATAATGAAAATAAGTCACATTCGGGGGGGGGGctggaaattttcttttcttttgtttctttttgagaaaCTCCTATGTAGAAATCAGAGCTACTCACTACCTTGTGCTCTTGATTGTCCACAAGGATTATTTGTAGTCCCTTTTTTATCCCACATTGGAATTGCCCTCCTCTTCTAGATTGCCTCCCCTTCGTGATAATCATGATATCAGGACAGCGAATGTGTAGTGTGTAACATCAAATGCGGTGAGGTATTCTGAAATCCTGCAGCATGGACACAGAATCTCTGTAGTTAATAAATTAGCTATGGCTGAATTGTTAGCATGGATTGTCAGAAGACTGTCAGGTCTTAGTGAGGAGGAGAAAGATAAGTGATATAAAAATTAGAGACGAGTGGAAGGAAACCACTCCCTTACTGATATTAGTAATATTCCATGTAGTTAATGgtctaaaaattatatttatttcttaaaatccaGGATTGGTGCTGGTAACATAGAAATATTGCCTTTTCTGTACATTCCTCATTATTGGTTCCCCAGAAAATAATTAAGAGTTTATGAAACCAGATTAAATATCCATGTTCACTCagccttattttttcaaataaaaatttgaattttcagcTTTTGTGTATTTGGTGTTCATCACTGTTCATGTATTTCCCTTTGCACTTTGGGTACAGTGAGTGGCATTAGTGTGCACTAGCTGCGAATTTACAGCACCTTATGGAACTAACTAgtgtttatttattataatagaaAAGTTAAGCTGCATTTCTGTAGATAATTGACTTTGCAGAGTGTAAAGCTATCATATTTTCCAACGGGATTTACTCTTTCATCCgtaattgtttttgaaaaatcttaaatAGTGTAACATTCCTTTATATCCTTTTTAATAGTTTTGAATCTGGAGTAGAAGGGATTGTTTTTTCCCAAAAAGGGCTTCATCATTGCTATCTTTTAAGCATGCTTAGGGATCCAGTTATAATCAATGAACTTTAACAGTTTATGGCCTCCTATGTCAGCACTGCAGTGATTGGTTGTAAATATTATATTGATTACTATTTTCCCTCTGTAGCATGTAATTGCTATGTTTTTGCTAATAAGGTGTGACTAGAAACAAATGTGAAAGATCACTTAAACCAAAGCCAGTTTAAAGGAGTGTTATCTCCTGTTGGTTTACCTTCACCTCAGAATTGCAAGAATATTACAATGCATAGTGAATAATTGTTTATAACATTTCTACCAGTTTCAATTGCATATTGGTCTTGGCATTTCTTGGCACTATGGTTCTCTGTGATGTATTACTATTTGTGagggttttttctttatttttaataactaagTGGGACTACAAATGTAGATATGTGTCAGTACTGAGTACTTTGCTCAAATCCCCAATTTCTGGTTTCCATTCAAgtattttcctctatttttttttcttgctgagtagcaaaggacttttattttccacttttccTATATACCTAGAAAGTATGAACACTGCGTTTCAATTGATTGTATTGCATACTTTTTTGCTGAAACCTTTTCTGTAAACACAATTGCCTTCTTCAGTTTTGTTGTAAACTGACTTATCAATAACATACACTGCTGATATGCTTTCAGATGTGTTTGATAAGAGtgataaaataaagcttaaaaaataaaaataaaaaatgtatctctctttctctgtgtctctcccttatctctgcctctcaaataaataaatacatctttaaaaaaaaaagaaaaaaagaaagtccagCTCTCCCCTGAGACTTCTAGGAGATAATTGGTTTCTTTCATCTTTAGGGGCTGTCAGCACTCTTTAGCTTGTGGTTGTTTaagtcccatctctgcctctaTGATTGTATCGCTTTCTCAAAAGTCTGTGCATCACTACAGTCTGGCCTTCTGCCAGGATTCTTTTATTGATGTGAAATTCACAAAATGTAGAATTCACTGCTTCAAAGTGTACAACAAAGTGACATTTCGTGTGTTCACAAGGATGTGCAACTATCACATCTGTGGAGTTTTGAAACATTTCTAGTACCCTCAGAGCAGATCCACAACTACTACATAACTGTCCACTCCcccttgctccctctccccagtAATCGCTAATTTGTTGGTATTGTCAATTCACCTATTCTAAATGTTTCCTATATAAATTGTTGTATAATATGTGACTTGTCTCTGCCTGGCTACTTTTATTTATCATTATGTTTCCAAGTCTCACCAATAGTGTAgcaaaaatcagtattttatgTCTTTTCCAACTGCAGAATGTTCCATTGGATGGACAtactatattttgtttattcattcaaaatataaacattttgggATTCCTTATATTTTATCAGTTGCAAATAACTTGCTGTGAGTACCATATACAAATATTTGAGTATTTGCTTTCAAATCTTTGAGTGTATAGTTAGTACTGATGTGTCTGAATCACATGCTAATTTAATTTAATGAAGAAAAGCCAAACCATTTTCCACAGATGCTATACCATGTTAAATTCCTACCAAGATTCTAATTTTATATCTTCACCAACATATGTCAGTGGTTTTCTTTTCATGACAGTTATCCCAGTAGTTGTCAAGTATtactttgtgtgtttttatttgagtTTCCTTAATTACCTTGATAAAATGTATCTTTTCATATGTCTATTGAATTTTTGTAAATATAGTTTGAGAAGCATCTACTTGAATCTTTTGCCCATATTTAAATTGGTTATATGTCTTTTTGTTATTGCCTTCtagagattttttgttttttgaatattTAGCCTTTATCAtagatattatttgaaatatattttcctattgttttattttggcatgttttttaaaaaaatttatttaaaaattatgatgtaAAAAGTTGTGCATATTTTTGAAGCATGTGATTTTTCATTACATGTATCAATTGTTAAATATCCAATcagcataaatatatttatccattcAACCAATTAACAgtttttatagtgaaaacatccaaacattttatcttctagtttttttgaTAGATAAACACAGTAAATTAGTATGATCTATCTTTACTCCACAGAACAGAAcctcagaacttcttactcctaacTAAATAAAAGCTTGTACCCATTAACTAACTTCTCCCATTCCCTCCTTCCCCACTGCCCTTCTCATCCACTGATACCCAAAACCATATTTTTACTTTCTATGTGATTACCTACAGTTCTTAGACTCCAACACCTattgataaataaatgtttttaattttgatgaagtccgaGTCATCTCTATTTTCTTTAGGTATCATGTTGAAGAAGCTGTTACCAAATGCAGGGTTACAAAGTCTTTACCCTTCCATgttctttctattatttttatgattttagctCTTAGATTTAGGTCACTCATATGTGGTATGAGGGAAGGATCCATCTTCACTTGTTTTGCCCATGGATTTCCACTTATCAGGGCaatattttttgttgcttttaagttttattgatttattaaaggaaaggaaaagttacacagagagagaaggagaggcagagagagagaggccccccAACTGccggtttattccccaattggccacaatggccggagctgcacccatctgaagccaggagtaaggagcttcttctgggtctcccacgtgggtgtaggagcccaaggacttggaccatcctccactgctttcccaggccatagcagagagctggatcaaaactggagcagccgggactcaaagggcgcccatgtgggatgctggcactgcaggcagcggctttacccaccaagccacagtgccttccccacactgtttgttgaagagaatatTCTCTTCTGCAACTCTAGAAATAATTGTTGTTCTGACAGTTCTGAAACTTCCAAAAAGGGGGAAAATCATGGCAATTTAAGCTGCCTCTTCACCGCATAAATTTCCAGGTGCAACCAAACTTTTCTGTTCTACCCAATAAGTCAGTTGAGATCTTCAAATTGTGCCTtggttttttttaagaagataagGTGCTGGAAACTCTGCAAGTGCAACAACATGATAGGCACAACTGTCTATTCCAGGTAGGCGTGACCTGGCAAAGACTGCAAATCCACCTTCTATTTTGAAGACTTTTCCTGCTCATTTTCCACTATCCTCTCTAACTTGTCTGTGAAGCCATAAAAGTGTTCTTTGTTGTTTATGGGGATCCATTTATGAGTTCTTGGCAGTTCTTGCCAAGAAACAATGTAAAATGTTAGCAATTGCTTACTCTGGGTTGATAAGATGATTCTATTTTCCCTTCATCATATTCAAATTTTGCCTATTACATTGATTGCTTTCTCTTATGGAAGTGCCTTTACATACTTGGAATAAGTTCTCCACGTTGATGGTTTACAAATATGCTAATGTGTTCACTGATTTGGTTGGTTAACAGTTTTTGGCATATTCAAGTAGGATAGTGGTCTATCATTTTCCCTCCTTAATGTTTTTGTCTAACTTTTGGTATACGTGATTTTGGCTCTACAGAATAAGTTAGGAAGCATTTCCTCAGTATttaatcaaatgaaatgaaagtctATATTCACACACAGAACTTTGGAGAAAAATGTGTAATGAAATCAGCCTTATTTGTTTTCACCAAACAGTGGAAATAACATAAATATTCCTAAGCCggggaatgggaaaaaatgtaaaGTCCATATAAAGGAATAAATTTCAGATAAAAAGATAACAGGTAACAGTGTGAATAAACCTCAAATGAACTATACCAAGGGAAATGGGCCAGAGCTGGACATGCTTTAAAATTCAGGTTCAGGATTTTCTTGCAAAGAAAAAATCATGTGGATAAAAAGAGTTGAGTGTTTTCAAGATCAGTAGATGGGAGAAGAGGTTGATAACAAAGAAGTTTAAGAACATTAATTACTCTTGACCATGGTAGTggtaacatgaaaatatatttgaccAAATTTTAAGAGATATGCACTAAAAAGTATGCATATAACTGTTTGTAAGTCATATGTTAATTAGAAATGAAAGAAtcaagaaataatataaataaccCAAGAATGTGCTTGCACCCTTGATATACTGATTGTAGTTCCAGCAGGTAGTTTAATTGCTTCTTCCCTAGGAAAGTGGCATGAGGAGCTGTAGATGTCCTCATGGGCGACACCCCCAGAGAGCTCCATGTCTCCACCATTCCCTAATGGTTCGCATTCATTACCTTCTGAAGCCCCATGTGACTCTACGTGATTTCATTTCAAGGACATTAAAATAATGCATAGTACAGTCATGACCTGAATGTCTAATAGTGTCTATACCTTCATATTTACTGCATTAGAAACCTCAGAATCTTTTAACCACTACCTGCAGAAGAGTTTCTCTGCAATATTTATGCTTTATTCCCTGAATGAATTTCTTATCTACCTTTCagaaaagactttttattttcgAAGAACAAGGTAAACATATTATTGAATATACAATTTTAGATAATTTGTAATTGATGCTAAAGTAGAGAGGCAGCATGCCtactacaattttatttttatttatttatttttttattttttgacaggcagagtggacagtgagagagagagacagagaggaaggtcttcctttgccgttggttctccctccaatggccgcctcggctgccgcgctgcggccggcgcaccacgctgatccgaaggcaggagccaggtacttatcctggtctcacatggggtgcagggcccaaggacttgggccatcctccactgcactccctggccacagcagagagctggcctggatgagaggcaaccgggacagaatccggcgccctgaccgggactagaaccgggtgtgccggcgccgcaggcggaggattagcctagtgaaccacggtgccagcctactACAATTTGAATATGAAAACAGAAGttgtaaacatttttataaaataatgaattgaagttggataataaatattaaatttcatcAGTGGAATGTTTTGTGATACTTATGAAACATCGTTATGCTACTTCTGAAAATTGTTCACAGAAAGATGGTGTAGGTGAGTCCTTAATTCACTAGGTGTTCAGTGTGTTTGCTTCTGGCTAGAGATTTAAACACCATATCTTTTACTACTGTATCCAGataatttcacttaacatgatatcctccagttgcatccattttgatgcaaatggtagaatttcaatGTTTTTAATAGTGTATGATCAAAGTGATTATGTACATTCAGGTGTTCCAAATCAGTATAATCAGACTGATAAAGAGAAGTTGTTAAGGGAATAAGAAGAGGGAAGGGCCGTCGACAAAATAGACGTGCTCCCAACAgtgacaaaatattaaaatataaataatttaaaacactaCTCTGACACTAGAAAAGATTGAAATAAATTTTCAACTCTGAGCTTTCCAGCAAAACAGATCTGCAAGCTAAAGGGAACTCACAAACTATGGAATTTCAACCTTTGGTATCTGTGATACTACAATGGGATGAGAAAAAATAGGCAATTTACAGTCAGACTAAAATACACATTTCAAGGTAGGTGTTATGCAAATGAATGGCATGAAATGGGTGTAAAGAGCAGTCAGTCATATAGAGAAAGCCCAAATTTTTAGAGGGCACATAAAATGTTAGTGGACTTCATATGCAGAAAAAGTGCATACTGAAGAGTGAGGCTTCAAACTTGACCCTCATGCACACCTGAAGCCCTGCATGTTGCCATTTACTTTTCTCAAACTACATAGGGACCAACATACCATCCTAATGATAATAGCATCTGTCAGGCCATGCTAAACATCCAGCATTTTACCTAGTGTGTTTTCCTAATGTGTACTCTCATTTAACTCTTACAAACACCTTGAGGTAGATCTCATTATCATCTTCATCATGAAGTTGAAGGAAATCTGAGCCAAGAAAGTTAAGGTAAGGACCAGTGATTcctatattttaaatgttcagtTGACCTACACCTCTTTCCAGAGTACACACTCCATATACGGTGCATTGCCTTCACTCTCAGAATTTTGTTTGTTGACTATATATTACCCCATTAGTTCACCAAAGCCACTATGTATGTAATTTTCAGTAAATTTGCTGTGAAACTTAAAAACTGACACTGGATCAATAAAGACAATGAGTAATTGTGAATTGAGTAAAAGACCACTGGACTTGGCAACCACTCTGTGTCCAAAGTCTAACAAGTCAATGAACaactgtataaataaaaatatagtcacCAAACACACAATGTAAATGAAAGGAACAGTTATTCAACCTTACAAATTTGTTGAGCAGAATCAGTGACTATAGATGTAAAATTGTGTGGACCAGTTTGAGCACATTAGCAGCAGAGACATCTGAGAATTTACTGATGTGGGAAAGGCTGAACTGGTAGATTTTTCAATTTCAGAATTGCAATGTTGGGCAACTCATTAAATTTTTCAGCTTGCAGTTTACAAATTCATGAACATTAAAATCTGAAGAGGGGATCTCTAAGGATCTCCTCTTCAACAGTCTGGAGCCCTACAGAAAATTCATATACTAAATGTCATCTTTAGGATCATGACTTCCTTCATGGAGAATCTTGAAATATATACTTTGATGAAATGAAACAATGCACACTGTCTATAGACATGTCAATTCCACTGGAATCTGTCCTATATTCTGCTCTCTTATTTCTCATTGCTACAGGGCATCTTCTGAGTTTCAAGCAACATTGATGGGGAACAGGACAGATGTGACAGAGTTTATCCTCCTGGGGCTAACCAATGCCCCTGAACTACAAGTCCTCCTCTTTATAATATTCACTCTGATTTACTTCACCAATATGGTTGGGAATCTGGGAATGATTGTGTTGATCCTCTGGGACTCTCGTCTCCACACTCCCATGTACTTTTTCCTTGGTCACCTGTCTCTGGTGGATGTTTGCTACTCTTCAGCAGTCACTCCCACGGTTGTAGCTGGTCTCCTTATGGGAAACAAAGTCATCTCTTACAATGCTTGTGCTGCCCAGATGTTCTGTTTTGCAACCTTTGCCACTGTGGAAAATCTCCTCTTGGCATTAATGGCTTATGACCGCTATGTAGCAGTGTGTCAACCTTTACATTATACCACCATCATGACAAGAAGAGTATGTGCTTGTCTGACCACAGTCTGCTACACTGGGGGTTTCCTGAATGCTTCCATCCACACTGGAGACACAttcagtctctctttctgtaagtccAATGTGGTCCACCACTTCTTCTGTGATGTTCCAGCAGTCATGGTTCTCTCTTGCTCTGACAGACATGCTAGCGAGATGGTTCTTGTTTATGCATCCAGCCTCATTATATTTTCTGTTCTCCTCGTTATCTTGATATCTTACACGTTCATTTTTATCACCATCCTAAAGATGCGCTCAGCTGCGGGGTACCAGAAGGCTCTATCCACCTGTGTTTCTCACTTCACTGCAGTCTCCATTTTCTATGGGACTCTTATATTCATGTATTTGcagcccagttccagtcattCTATGGACACAGACAAAATAGTGTCTGTGTTTTATACCATGGTCATCCCCATGCTGAACCCTGTtgtctacagcctgaggaacaaggAGGTGAAACGTGCATTCAAAAAGGTTGTTGCGAAGGCAAAATTGTAACAAGATTGTGACTTTAACGTTTTAGGATTCAGAATAACCAAGATTCACTCCTCTCTGATCTTTCCCAGCTACCCAGTGACATCTTAAGCCCCACATCAATGCTAAATTATGGAagtaatattcttttatttttaaaagtctatattttataaaaagtagGCACAATGATCAAAAATATAATGTCTGGATAAAATAgctaaaaggaaatataaatattttggttCTACTCTATTCAAAAGGAGGATGCCTgatttttcactgtttttatgtgtattttctttctcctagctaatattattatatatgtgtattagtatgtttattattaatatatgtattttaatgattattatttttattattattaatatatgtattattaatatatgtattaacattatatgtgtatattaatatattatttggTATACCATCATATAAATCTAATGTTGCTTTTTTCCCTACTTGAATAAATTTTCTAAGAGTTCAAATTTGTGAA from Oryctolagus cuniculus chromosome 1, mOryCun1.1, whole genome shotgun sequence includes these protein-coding regions:
- the LOC100352901 gene encoding olfactory receptor 5B3-like, translating into MGNRTDVTEFILLGLTNAPELQVLLFIIFTLIYFTNMVGNLGMIVLILWDSRLHTPMYFFLGHLSLVDVCYSSAVTPTVVAGLLMGNKVISYNACAAQMFCFATFATVENLLLALMAYDRYVAVCQPLHYTTIMTRRVCACLTTVCYTGGFLNASIHTGDTFSLSFCKSNVVHHFFCDVPAVMVLSCSDRHASEMVLVYASSLIIFSVLLVILISYTFIFITILKMRSAAGYQKALSTCVSHFTAVSIFYGTLIFMYLQPSSSHSMDTDKIVSVFYTMVIPMLNPVVYSLRNKEVKRAFKKVVAKAKL